In a genomic window of Numenius arquata chromosome 5, bNumArq3.hap1.1, whole genome shotgun sequence:
- the XPNPEP2 gene encoding xaa-Pro aminopeptidase 2, with protein MRPPHWIAAWVLLLHGCAADRPPQAASARTDIRDCSTDPPYLPPTATNTTARLAALRDTMRAHSIHAYIVPSTDAHMSEYIAERDSRLAWMTGFTGSAGTGVVTRDKAALWTDSRYWTQAERQLDCNWELQRTTWIESIGLWILEAVPVGGNIGLDPFLFSIDTWNSYSQALHGSGRTLVPIETNLVDEVWGDQRPPLPSSKIYSLSEEFTGSSWQEKVAGIRQQMEQHVRRPTAVLLSGLEETAWLFNLRGDDIPYNPVFYSYTLLTNTNISLFVDKGRLSAEALGSLQASCPGPLCVELQEYGQARTHLHHYAQGNVTVWLGTEYTTYGLYGVIPQEKLLEDSYSPVMTAKAVKNAKEQELLRAAHVRDAVAVIQYLLWLEKMVPQGQVDEFSGAQHIDALRRAQKHSHGPSFQSISASGLNAALAHYSPSNGSSRKLSVDEMYLSDTGGQYLDGTTDITRTVHWGVPTPLQKEAYTRVLMGNIDLSRLVFPPNTAGRTVEAFARRALWDVGLNYGHGTGHGIGNFLSVHEWPVGFQSNNVPLTAGMFTSIEPGYYRDGEFGIRIEDVALVVEAQTKHPSGEKPFLTFEVVSLVPYDRNLIDLSLLSPEQIRYLNTYYETIRACVGPELRQQGLEEEYGWLQRSTEPFPLGSAAATAAATAGTLAIASLLSALLTGLQA; from the exons GCTGTGCCGCGGACCGGCCACCGCAGGCTGCCTCCGCCAGGACCGACATCCGGGACTGCTCCACGGACCCACCG TACCTGCCCCCTACGGCCACCAACACGACAGCGCGGCTGGCGGCTCTGCGGGACACCATGCGAGCCCACAGCATCCATGCCTACATCGTGCCCTCCACCGATGCCCACATG AGCGAGTACATCGCCGAGCGGGATTCCCGGCTGGCCTGGATGACCGGCTTCACCGGCTCTGCAG GCACCGGGGTGGTGACGCGGGACAAGGCTGCCCTGTGGACCGACAGCCGCTACTGGACCCAGGCGGAACGGCAGCTGGACTGCAACTGGGAGCTGCAGAGGACAA CCTGGATCGAGTCCATTGGGCTGTGGATCCTGGAGGCGGTTCCTGTGGGGGGGAACATCGGCTTGGaccccttcctcttctccatcg acaCCTGGAACAGCTACAGCCAGGCTCTGCACGGCTCCGGCAGGACCCTGGTCCCCATCGAGACCAACCTTGTGGATGAAGTGTGGGGTGACCAGAGACCCCCTTTACCCTCCAGCAAGATCTACAGCCTCTCGGAGGAGTTCACGG GGAGCAGCTGGCAGGAGAAGGTGGCTGGGATCCGGCAGCAGATGGAGCAGCACGTTCGGCGCCCCACGGCCGTGCTGCTGTCAGGGCTGGAGGAGACAGCCT GGCTCTTCAATCTCCGCGGAGACGACATCCCCTACAACCCCGTCTTCTACTCCTACACCCTGCTGACCAACACCAACATAAG CCTCTTCGTGGACAAGGGGCGGCTGTCGGCAGAGGCATTAGGGTCCCTGCaggccagttgcccaggaccactgTGCGTGGAGCTGCAGGAGTACGGGCAGGCGCGCACCCACCTCCACCACTACGCCCAGGGCAATGTCACTGTCTGGCTGGGCACCGAGTACAccacctatggcctctacggcgTCATCCCCCAG gagaagctgctggaggaCAGCTACTCCCCCGTCATGACGGCCAAGGCTGTGAAAAACGccaaggagcaggagctgctgcgaGCTGCTCAC GTCCGGGATGCGGTGGCCGTCATCCAGtacctgctgtggctggagaagaTGGTCCCGCAGGGGCAGGTGGATGAGTTTTCGGGGGCACAGCACATCGATGCACTCCGACG GGCCCAGAAGCACAGCCACGGGCCCAGCTTCCAGTCCATCTCGGCCAGCGGGCTCAACGCGGCACTGGCCCACTACAG CCCCTCCAACGGGAGCAGTCGGAAGCTGTCTGTGGATGAGATGTACCTCTCGGACACCGGAGGGCAATATCT GGATGGGACGACAGACATCACGCGGACGGTGCACTGGGGCGTCCCCACCCCACTCCAGAAG GAAGCCTACACCCGTGTGCTGATGGGCAACATCGACCTGTCCCGCCTCGTCTTCCCACCCAACACGGCCG ggagaaCGGTGGAGGCCTTCGCCCGCCGGGCACTTTGGGACGTGGGACTCAACTACGGCCACGGGACCGGCCATGGCATCGGCAACTTCCTCTCGGTCCACGAGT GGCCCGTGGGCTTCCAGTCCAACAACGTGCCACTGACGGCTGGCATGTTCACTTCCATCG AGCCCGGGTACTACCGGGACGGCGAGTTCGGGATCCGCATTGAGGACGTCGCCCTCGTGGTGGAGGCTCAGACCAAG CACCCGAGCGGGGAGAAGCCCTTCCTGACCTTCGAGGTGGTGTCCCTGGTGCCCTACGACCGTAACCTCATCGACCTCAGCCTCCTGTCACCGGAGCAG ATCCGGTACCTGAACACCTACTACGAGACCATCCGTGCGTGCGTGGGGCCCGAGCTgcggcagcaggggctggaggaggagtaTGGCTGGCTGCAGAGGAGCACCGAGCCCTTCCCGCtgggcagcgccgccgccaccgccgccgccaccgccggcaCGCTGGCCATCGCCTCCCTCCTCTCCGCGCTGCTCACCGGGCTGCAGGCCtga
- the SASH3 gene encoding SAM and SH3 domain-containing protein 3, producing the protein MLRRKPSNAGEKEPGHRKLSLQRSSSFKDFAKSKVSSPAPSEKEFNLEENIPEDESSSAGPEDAARSSGMKLGKKWRAVISRTMNRKMGRMAVKALAEGKGELEEEGSPCPLSPDGSTEEPSHEKVPLSYTEMEEDGHPALGRQLSSGSEVSSPSPRGSQRESMQLEESGPAYTGPFCGRARVHTDFTPSPYDRDSLKLRKGDIIGIIEKPPVGTWTGLLNNRVGSFKFIYVDVLPEEAAPARKSRGSVKSKRPKPKTLHELLERINLQEHTSTLLLNGYQTLEDFKELRETHLNELHITDPQHRAKLLTAAELLLDYDTASEPEEGDSSEAQPLPLEPKGDIPRDSGCFEGSETLDSSRDEAEPGGPEGQLRALSLAESS; encoded by the exons ATGCTGCGCCGTAAGCCCTCCAACGCCGGGGAGAAGGAGCCGGGACACAGGAAG ctctccctccagcGCTCCAGCAGCTTCAAGGACTTCGCCAAGTCCAAAGTCAGCTCCCCCGCACCAAGCGAGAAGGAGTTCAACCTGGAGGAGAAC ATCCCCGAGGATGAGTCCAGCAGCGCCGGCCCCGAGGATGCCGCACGGAGCAGCGGGATGAAGCTGGGCAAGAAGTGGCGGGCTGTCATCTCCCGCACCATGAACCGCAAGATGGGGAGGATGGCCGTGAAAGCCCTGGCCGAGGGGAAG GGAGAGTTGGAGGAGGAGGGGTCCCCGTGCCCCCTGTCCCCAGACGGCAGCACGGAGGAGCCCAGCCACGAGAAGGTGCCCCTGTCCTACACGGAGATGGAGGAAGACGGGCACCCAGCGCTCGGCCGCCAGCTGTCCAGCG GCAGCGAggtctccagccccagccccaggggcagccagcGGGAGAGCATGCAGCTGGAGGAGAGTGGCCCAGCCTACACCGGCCCCTTCTGCGGCCGGGCCCGCGTCCACACCGACTTCACACCCAGCCCCTACGACAGGGACTCCCTCAAGCTGCGG AAAGGGGACATCATTGGCATCATTGAGAAGCCGCCCGTGGGCACCTGGACAGGACTGCTCAACAACAGGGTGGGCTCCTTCAAGTTCATCTACGTCGATGTCCTCCCCGAGGAGGCGGCCCCCGCCCGCAAGAGCCGGGGCTCCGTCAAGAGCAAGCGGCCCAAGCCCAAGACCCTCCACGAGCTGCTGGAGCGCATCAACCTGCAG GAGCACACCTCCACCCTGCTGCTCAACGGCTACCAGACCTTGGAGGACTTCAAGGAGCTGCGGGAGACCCACCTCAACGAGCTGCACATCACGGACCCCCAGCACCGTGCCAAGCTGCTCACGGCCGCCGAGCTCCTGCTGGATTACGACA CAGCGAGCGAGCCGGAGGAAGGTGACAGCTCCGAGGCCCAGCCTTTGCCCTTGGAGCCCAAGGGGGACATTCCCCGGGACTCAGGCTGCTTCGAGGGATCGGAGACCTTAGACAGCAGCCGGGATGAGGCCGAGCCGGGGGGGCCCGAGGGGCAGCTGCGGGCGCTCTCCCTGGCAGAGTCCTCCTGA
- the ZDHHC9 gene encoding palmitoyltransferase ZDHHC9: MSVMVARKKVVRKWEKLPGRNTFCCDGRIMMARQKGIFYLTLFLILGTCALFFAFECRYLAVQLSPAIPVFAAVLFLFAMATLLRTSFSDPGVIPRALPDEAAFIEMEIEATNGTVPQGQRPPPRIKNFQINNQIVKLKYCYTCKIFRPPRASHCSICDNCVERFDHHCPWVGNCVGKRNYRYFYLFILSLSLLTIYIFTFNIVYVALKSLKIGFLNTLKETPGTVLEVLICFFTLWSVVGLTGFHTFLVALNQTTNEDIKGSWTGKNRVQNPYSHGNIVKNCCEVLCGPLPPSVLDRRGILQQEESTAQEESCPRGPGSQEPPVAQGPPGGQAEESGAQQKDGSIPHPSAVPAPPLSNAEMPEEKQLTSGELPVPSQDAGQAEH; encoded by the exons ATGTCGGTGATGGTGGCGAGGAAGAAGGTGGTTCGGAAATGGGAGAAGCTGCCGGGCAGGAACACCTTCTGCTGCGATGGCCGCATCATGATGGCCCGGCAGAAGGGCATCTTCTACCTGACGCTCTTCCTCATCCTCGGCACCTGCGCCCTCTTCTTCGCCTTCGA GTGTCGGTACCTGGCGGTCCAGCTCTCCCCGGCCATCCCCGTCTTCGCAGCAGTTCTCTTCCTCTTCGCCATGGCCACGCTCCTGCGGACCAGCTTCAGCGATCCCGGGGTGATCCCCAGAGCCCTGCCTGATGAGGCAGCCTTCATCGAGATGGAGATCG AGGCCACCAACGGGACCGTGCCGCAGGGTCAGCGCCCGCCCCCACGGATTAAAAACTTCCAGATCAACAACCAGATAGTGAAGCTGAAGTATTGCTACACGTGTAAGATCTTCCGTCCGCCCCGTGCCTCTCACTGCAGCATCTGCGACAACTGTGTGG AGCGCTTCGACCATCACTGTCCCTGGGTGGGCAACTGCGTGGGGAAGAGGAACTACCGCTATTTCTACCTCTTCATCCTCTCGCTCTCACTCCTCACCATCTACATCTTCACCTTCAACATAGTCTACGTAGCACTGA AATCTCTGAAGATTGGGTTTCTGAACACGTTGAAGGAAACCCCGGGGAC TGTACTGGAGGTGCTCATCTGCTTCTTCACCCTGTGGTCAGTGGTGGGGTTAACTGGGTTCCACACCTTCCTGGTGGCACTGAATCAGACAACCAACGAAGAC ATTAAGGGGTCCTGGACTGGGAAGAACCGCGTGCAGAATCCCTACAGTCACGGCAACATAGTGAAGAACTGCTGTGAGGTCCTCTGTGGGCCTCTCCCACCCAG tgtcttggacagaCGGGGCATCttgcagcaggaggagagcacAGCTCAGGAGGAGTCGTGCCCACGGGGGCCTGGCTCTCAAGAGCCCCCCGTCGCTCAGGGCCCCCCTGGTGGGCAGGCGGAGGAGAGCGGTGCTCAGCAGAAGGATGGCAGCATTCCTCACCCGAGTGCC GTCCCTGCGCCACCCCTGAGCAACGCTGAGATGCCAGAGGAGAAGCAGCTAACGTCTGGGGAGCTCCCGGTCCCATCCCAGGACGCTGGGCAAGCAGAGCACTAG